A stretch of Eubalaena glacialis isolate mEubGla1 chromosome 10, mEubGla1.1.hap2.+ XY, whole genome shotgun sequence DNA encodes these proteins:
- the OVCH2 gene encoding ovochymase-2 isoform X2 encodes MHMSKNKLILLLGMICLEQSKSATLSLPKVPTCGQSLGKSRPLNYLNIFSRIVGGRQVEKGSYPWQVSLKRRQKHVCGGTIISPEWVITAAHCVANRNIASAFNVTAGEYDLSYIEPGEQTLTIETIIIHPYFSTKKPMDYDIALLKMAGAFHFDQSVGPVCLPEPGEQFEPGFICTTTGWGRLNEDGVVPQVLQEVNLPILTQDECITALLTLQKPISGQTFLCTGFPDGGRDACQGDSGGSLMCRNKKGTWTLAGVTSWGLGCGRGWRNNLQKDDQGSPGIFTDLTKVLPWIHKHIQIASCSEQDRVIRASEGELHFPESPFLYYDSKQMCVWTLFVPEGMHVLLNFSHFDAESCHHNYLSIYSLEDTLIGKFCGDSLASSVLVGSNAIRLRFISDATDYAVGFNLTYKALKPNYLPDSGCSSLTILFEEGLIQSLHYPEDYGNMASCNWVFQAPKHHLVKLSFQNLEIEESGDCTSDYVSMHRDVERKKEIARLCGFVVPAPVVSISRVMSISFHSDENMTFRGFQATVSFIPKTDFNISGLENESVFLETWNVLPEESSASGEIWRERHAHTENIIRT; translated from the exons ATGCATATGAGCAAGAATAAGCTCATTTTACTGCTTGGAATGATCTGTTTGGAACAGAGTAAATCTGcaactctctctctccccaaag ttcCCACTTGTGGGCAGAGTCTGGGTAAGTCACGGCCTTTGAATTACCTTAACATTTTCAGTCGCATTGTTGGGGGAAGACAAGTGGAAAAGGGTTCCTACCCTTGGCAG GTGTCTTTGAAACGAAGGCAGAAGCATGTCTGTGGTGGGACCATCATCTCTCCAGAGTGGGTGATCACAGCTGCTCACTGTGTTGCAAACAG AAATATTGCATCAGCTTTCAACGTTACTGCTGGAGAATATGACTTGAGCTATATAGAGCCAGGAGAGCAAACCCTCACCATTGAAACCATCATCATACACCCATATTTCTCTACCAAGAAACCAATGGATTATGATATTGCTCTTTTGAAGATGGCTGGAGCTTTCCATTTTG ACCAGTCTGTGGGGCCCGTGTGTCTTCCAGAGCCAGGGGAACAATTTGAGCCTGGATTTATTTGTACAACCACAGGCTGGGGCCGCTTGAATGAAG ATGGCGTCGTCCCACAAGTCTTGCAGGAAGTGAACCTGCCCATTTTGACCCAGGATGAGTGTATTACAGCTCTGTTGACCTTACAGAAACCCATTAGTGGGCAGACCTTTCTCTGCACAGGCTTCCCAGATGGAGGAAGAGATGCATGTCAG GGAGACTCAGGAGGTTCCCTCATGTGCCGGAATAAGAAAGGGACTTGGACTCTGGCTGGTGTGACTTCCTGGGGTTTGGGCTGTGGTCGAGGATGGAGAAATAATCTGCAGAAAGATGATCAAGGATCCCCTGGGATCTTCACAGATCTTACTAAAGTGCTTCCCTGGATCCACAAACACATCCAAATTG CCTCATGCAGTGAGCAGGATCGTGTGATCAGAGCATCAGAAGGGGAGCTGCACTTCCCAGAAAGCCCCTTCCTGTATTATGACAGCAAGCA AATGTGTGTCTGGACCCTGTTTGTACCAGAGGGAATGCACGTGCTCCTCAATTTTTCCCACTTCGATGCAGAGTCTTGTCACCACAATTACCTGTCAATATattctttagaagacacacttaTTG GGAAATTCTGTGGAGACAGCCTGGCTTCATCGGTTCTTGTTGGCTCCAACGCTATAAGGCTGAGGTTCATCTCTGATGCCACAGATTATGCTGTTGGGTTTAATCTCACGTATAAAGCTCTTAAACCAAACTACCTTCCTG ATTCAGGCTGCAGCTCCTTAACTATCCTTTTTGAAGAAGGCCTCATACAGAGTCTTCACTATCCCGAAGACTACGGCAACATGGCCAGCTGCAACTGGGTTTTTCAAGCCCCCAAACATCACCTAGTTAAG ctttcctttcagaaccTGGAAATAGAAGAAAGTGGAGATTGCACTTCCGACTATGTGAGCATGCACAGGGatgtagaaaggaagaaagaaatag CTCGACTGTGTGGCTTTGTTGTCCCCGCCCCTGTGGTGAGCATCTCCAGGGTCATGTCCATCAGCTTCCATTCCGATGAAAACATGACCTTCAGAGGCTTCCAGGCTACAGTCTCCTTCATTCCTAAAACAG ATTTTAACATCTCCGGATTAGAGAATGAATCAGTGTTTCTGGAGACATGGAATGTACTACCTGAAGAATCCAGTGCTTCTG gggaaatttggagagaGAGACACGCACACACGGAGAACATCATACGgacatga
- the OVCH2 gene encoding ovochymase-2 isoform X1: MHMSKNKLILLLGMICLEQSKSATLSLPKVPTCGQSLGKSRPLNYLNIFSRIVGGRQVEKGSYPWQVSLKRRQKHVCGGTIISPEWVITAAHCVANRNIASAFNVTAGEYDLSYIEPGEQTLTIETIIIHPYFSTKKPMDYDIALLKMAGAFHFDQSVGPVCLPEPGEQFEPGFICTTTGWGRLNEDGVVPQVLQEVNLPILTQDECITALLTLQKPISGQTFLCTGFPDGGRDACQGDSGGSLMCRNKKGTWTLAGVTSWGLGCGRGWRNNLQKDDQGSPGIFTDLTKVLPWIHKHIQIGKLRKHSRASCSEQDRVIRASEGELHFPESPFLYYDSKQMCVWTLFVPEGMHVLLNFSHFDAESCHHNYLSIYSLEDTLIGKFCGDSLASSVLVGSNAIRLRFISDATDYAVGFNLTYKALKPNYLPDSGCSSLTILFEEGLIQSLHYPEDYGNMASCNWVFQAPKHHLVKLSFQNLEIEESGDCTSDYVSMHRDVERKKEIARLCGFVVPAPVVSISRVMSISFHSDENMTFRGFQATVSFIPKTDFNISGLENESVFLETWNVLPEESSASGEIWRERHAHTENIIRT; this comes from the exons ATGCATATGAGCAAGAATAAGCTCATTTTACTGCTTGGAATGATCTGTTTGGAACAGAGTAAATCTGcaactctctctctccccaaag ttcCCACTTGTGGGCAGAGTCTGGGTAAGTCACGGCCTTTGAATTACCTTAACATTTTCAGTCGCATTGTTGGGGGAAGACAAGTGGAAAAGGGTTCCTACCCTTGGCAG GTGTCTTTGAAACGAAGGCAGAAGCATGTCTGTGGTGGGACCATCATCTCTCCAGAGTGGGTGATCACAGCTGCTCACTGTGTTGCAAACAG AAATATTGCATCAGCTTTCAACGTTACTGCTGGAGAATATGACTTGAGCTATATAGAGCCAGGAGAGCAAACCCTCACCATTGAAACCATCATCATACACCCATATTTCTCTACCAAGAAACCAATGGATTATGATATTGCTCTTTTGAAGATGGCTGGAGCTTTCCATTTTG ACCAGTCTGTGGGGCCCGTGTGTCTTCCAGAGCCAGGGGAACAATTTGAGCCTGGATTTATTTGTACAACCACAGGCTGGGGCCGCTTGAATGAAG ATGGCGTCGTCCCACAAGTCTTGCAGGAAGTGAACCTGCCCATTTTGACCCAGGATGAGTGTATTACAGCTCTGTTGACCTTACAGAAACCCATTAGTGGGCAGACCTTTCTCTGCACAGGCTTCCCAGATGGAGGAAGAGATGCATGTCAG GGAGACTCAGGAGGTTCCCTCATGTGCCGGAATAAGAAAGGGACTTGGACTCTGGCTGGTGTGACTTCCTGGGGTTTGGGCTGTGGTCGAGGATGGAGAAATAATCTGCAGAAAGATGATCAAGGATCCCCTGGGATCTTCACAGATCTTACTAAAGTGCTTCCCTGGATCCACAAACACATCCAAATTG ggAAGCTGAGAAAGCACTCCAGAG CCTCATGCAGTGAGCAGGATCGTGTGATCAGAGCATCAGAAGGGGAGCTGCACTTCCCAGAAAGCCCCTTCCTGTATTATGACAGCAAGCA AATGTGTGTCTGGACCCTGTTTGTACCAGAGGGAATGCACGTGCTCCTCAATTTTTCCCACTTCGATGCAGAGTCTTGTCACCACAATTACCTGTCAATATattctttagaagacacacttaTTG GGAAATTCTGTGGAGACAGCCTGGCTTCATCGGTTCTTGTTGGCTCCAACGCTATAAGGCTGAGGTTCATCTCTGATGCCACAGATTATGCTGTTGGGTTTAATCTCACGTATAAAGCTCTTAAACCAAACTACCTTCCTG ATTCAGGCTGCAGCTCCTTAACTATCCTTTTTGAAGAAGGCCTCATACAGAGTCTTCACTATCCCGAAGACTACGGCAACATGGCCAGCTGCAACTGGGTTTTTCAAGCCCCCAAACATCACCTAGTTAAG ctttcctttcagaaccTGGAAATAGAAGAAAGTGGAGATTGCACTTCCGACTATGTGAGCATGCACAGGGatgtagaaaggaagaaagaaatag CTCGACTGTGTGGCTTTGTTGTCCCCGCCCCTGTGGTGAGCATCTCCAGGGTCATGTCCATCAGCTTCCATTCCGATGAAAACATGACCTTCAGAGGCTTCCAGGCTACAGTCTCCTTCATTCCTAAAACAG ATTTTAACATCTCCGGATTAGAGAATGAATCAGTGTTTCTGGAGACATGGAATGTACTACCTGAAGAATCCAGTGCTTCTG gggaaatttggagagaGAGACACGCACACACGGAGAACATCATACGgacatga